The following coding sequences are from one Paracoccus alcaliphilus window:
- a CDS encoding DCC1-like thiol-disulfide oxidoreductase family protein: protein MAAGLEIFYDGQCPFCSAYTRMLRLRKAVGRVELIDAREADPRVEALKRRGVDLDVGMVVRHGDRLYHGADAVRFLSALTDAPGPLARLMRSPRRAAALYPVLRAGRALTLRLLGRRPIG, encoded by the coding sequence ATGGCGGCTGGACTGGAGATTTTCTATGACGGGCAATGCCCGTTCTGCAGCGCCTATACGCGGATGCTGCGGCTGCGCAAGGCCGTCGGCCGGGTCGAGCTGATCGACGCGCGCGAAGCCGATCCTCGGGTCGAGGCGCTGAAGCGCCGGGGCGTCGATCTGGATGTGGGCATGGTGGTGCGTCATGGCGACCGGCTTTATCACGGGGCGGATGCGGTGCGGTTCCTCTCGGCCCTGACAGATGCGCCGGGGCCTTTGGCGCGGCTGATGCGGTCGCCACGGCGGGCGGCGGCGCTCTATCCGGTGCTGCGGGCGGGGCGGGCGCTGACCTTGCGGCTGCTGGGCCGCCGCCCGATCGGCTGA